The Flammeovirga agarivorans genome has a window encoding:
- a CDS encoding SusC/RagA family TonB-linked outer membrane protein has translation MKRKLSVIYQLLFRRIFFLSILFTVGMTSKLYAQKTFKVSGTIVDEEQAPIPGVNVLIKGSTIGTVTDFDGNYNIMVYDKNSILVFSYIGYKPVEVEVSKKSEINLQMEVDTETLEEVVVIGYGQQEKREVTGSVAQVKSDQINTLATSDLGTAIQGQMAGVSVSSASGAPGENATITVRGVSSFQEGGSEPLYVVDGVTYTSNPNLSPQEIESVEVLKDGASAAIYGSRASAGVILITTKRGEKGKMLVTLDSYYGVQKITSDVHLANTTDAMYINHLMWKGDPSTPNPLENNPNAMHYNTDWLKELQVDMAPIQNHALRLSGGSKNLTYSIVGTLFDQQGIQISSAYQRKTLRANTTFEKNKLKVQINMGYQNSYKDNPPNNIQYQALRQDPFRPGIQQSDEYVIEGSNPERMTNLLARINETNETRGNNYNGNAKITYELAKGLKLNANIGGSYGINNDVWFSPTFDVYNNNGEYITRASKPLNELRYIDTYSLRTIQEYTATYSKKWGKHHVSLLAGNTWETAEANRRTVHAINMPNNIPNLGVAQDVRGIDQRYTASSNIGVLGRVQYSYDGKYMVSASVRSDGSSRFHPSNNWGTFKSFSAGWNISEEKFFEALKPTISSLKIRGGYGETGSDKAGQGLGNLIADLPYVAIVTPQIDYVLGIGEDDILYPGTSNPTYVDEDITWETNISQNIGLDGELFAGRLFFNFDLYRSEKKDMLLPVELPPSAGGTVTGNYNKMWQNVGNLTNEGIELGLGYNTDIKKLKLTVNGTFTRNFNKVTELAPTMESVPGGRPLGNSSEPTTFLIPGYEAGAFFLIPTEGTIKTNEELEEYQKMIPTAKLGDLKYVDVNGDGEIDQNDRVYQGSGTPLWEAGLSVNLAYKGFDLSVMLFGSYGAKIYNGTKAYAYQQKTSKELVNAWSPENPTSNVPTPRRSSSHMNVRTYSDYFLEDGSYLKIQNITFGYTLSDKTIRKLKMNNFRVYVSAQNPFVFTNYSGYDPEIGSKNVFYRGVDTGKYPVAATYRAGLSLQF, from the coding sequence ATGAAAAGAAAATTATCAGTAATTTATCAGCTTCTATTTCGGAGAATATTTTTTCTAAGTATTCTTTTTACAGTAGGAATGACCTCAAAACTCTATGCTCAAAAGACCTTTAAAGTAAGTGGTACAATTGTCGATGAAGAACAAGCTCCAATTCCTGGAGTGAATGTTCTTATCAAAGGATCGACAATAGGTACGGTAACCGATTTTGATGGAAACTACAACATCATGGTATATGATAAGAACAGTATTCTTGTCTTTTCATATATCGGATACAAGCCTGTAGAAGTAGAGGTGAGTAAAAAGTCCGAGATCAATCTCCAAATGGAGGTGGATACTGAAACGCTAGAAGAAGTTGTCGTGATTGGTTATGGTCAACAAGAGAAACGAGAAGTAACAGGTTCTGTTGCTCAAGTTAAGTCGGATCAGATCAATACTTTGGCCACATCAGATTTAGGAACAGCTATTCAAGGACAAATGGCAGGTGTTAGTGTGAGTTCTGCATCAGGAGCTCCCGGTGAAAACGCTACCATTACCGTTAGGGGTGTTTCTTCTTTCCAAGAAGGTGGATCGGAACCTCTTTATGTGGTAGATGGAGTCACGTATACTTCAAACCCTAACCTTTCTCCTCAAGAGATCGAATCTGTTGAGGTACTAAAAGATGGTGCGTCGGCTGCAATTTATGGCTCTAGAGCTTCGGCTGGTGTTATCTTAATCACCACAAAAAGAGGTGAAAAAGGGAAAATGTTAGTGACGCTGGATTCTTATTATGGTGTTCAGAAAATCACTTCTGATGTTCACTTAGCCAATACTACAGATGCGATGTACATCAACCACTTAATGTGGAAAGGAGATCCAAGTACTCCAAATCCTTTAGAAAACAATCCTAATGCTATGCATTACAATACGGATTGGCTAAAAGAATTACAGGTAGACATGGCTCCCATTCAAAATCATGCTTTACGTTTATCAGGCGGTTCTAAGAACTTAACGTATTCTATTGTAGGTACTTTATTTGACCAGCAGGGTATTCAGATCTCATCTGCCTACCAAAGAAAGACATTGAGAGCGAATACAACTTTTGAAAAAAATAAGTTGAAAGTACAAATCAATATGGGCTATCAGAATAGTTATAAGGACAACCCTCCAAATAATATACAGTACCAAGCCCTTCGTCAAGATCCGTTTAGACCAGGTATTCAACAAAGTGATGAATACGTAATCGAAGGTTCAAACCCTGAAAGAATGACAAACCTTTTAGCGCGTATCAACGAGACGAATGAAACTAGGGGAAACAACTATAATGGTAATGCAAAAATCACTTATGAATTGGCAAAAGGGTTAAAACTAAATGCCAATATCGGTGGATCTTATGGTATCAACAACGATGTTTGGTTCAGCCCAACTTTCGATGTGTATAACAACAACGGAGAATACATCACAAGAGCATCTAAACCTCTTAATGAATTAAGATATATCGATACCTATAGCTTAAGAACCATTCAAGAATATACTGCTACTTATAGTAAGAAATGGGGGAAACATCATGTGAGTTTATTGGCCGGCAATACTTGGGAGACAGCAGAAGCAAATAGAAGAACTGTTCATGCTATTAATATGCCGAACAATATTCCTAACCTAGGTGTAGCTCAAGATGTTAGAGGTATTGACCAAAGATATACAGCCAGTAGCAATATCGGTGTCTTAGGTCGTGTGCAGTATAGCTACGACGGAAAGTATATGGTTAGTGCGAGTGTTCGTAGTGATGGGTCTTCAAGATTCCATCCAAGTAATAACTGGGGAACTTTCAAATCGTTCTCAGCAGGTTGGAATATAAGTGAAGAAAAGTTTTTTGAAGCCTTAAAACCTACCATCAGTAGTTTAAAAATTAGAGGTGGTTATGGTGAAACTGGTAGTGATAAAGCTGGGCAAGGCCTAGGTAACTTAATTGCAGATTTACCTTATGTTGCTATCGTTACTCCTCAGATCGACTATGTATTAGGTATTGGTGAAGATGACATCTTATACCCTGGTACAAGTAATCCAACTTATGTTGATGAAGACATCACATGGGAAACTAATATCTCTCAAAATATTGGTTTAGATGGAGAGCTATTTGCCGGTCGCTTATTCTTCAACTTTGACCTTTATCGTTCTGAAAAGAAAGACATGTTATTGCCAGTAGAGTTACCTCCATCAGCAGGTGGTACAGTTACTGGAAATTATAATAAAATGTGGCAAAATGTAGGTAACCTTACGAATGAGGGAATTGAATTAGGCTTGGGATATAACACTGATATCAAGAAGCTTAAGCTTACAGTAAACGGTACATTTACAAGAAACTTCAACAAGGTTACAGAATTGGCTCCAACAATGGAATCAGTACCTGGTGGACGTCCTTTAGGTAATTCTTCGGAACCTACTACTTTCTTGATTCCTGGTTATGAAGCCGGTGCGTTTTTCTTAATTCCAACAGAGGGTACTATCAAAACCAACGAAGAATTAGAGGAATACCAAAAGATGATACCAACAGCAAAACTTGGTGATCTAAAATATGTAGATGTAAATGGAGATGGAGAGATTGATCAAAACGACAGAGTATATCAAGGAAGTGGTACACCACTTTGGGAAGCTGGCTTGTCTGTCAACCTCGCTTACAAAGGATTTGACCTTAGTGTGATGTTATTTGGTTCGTATGGGGCAAAGATCTATAACGGAACGAAAGCTTATGCTTATCAGCAAAAGACAAGCAAAGAATTAGTGAATGCTTGGTCTCCCGAAAATCCTACATCAAACGTACCTACACCAAGAAGAAGTTCATCGCATATGAACGTGAGAACCTACTCTGATTATTTCTTGGAAGATGGTTCTTACTTAAAAATTCAAAATATCACATTCGGATACACACTTTCTGACAAGACTATTAGAAAGTTAAAAATGAACAACTTCAGAGTCTATGTAAGTGCACAAAATCCATTTGTATTTACAAATTACTCAGGATACGATCCAGAAATTGGTTCTAAAAATGTATTCTATCGTGGTGTAGATACTGGTAAATATCCAGTGGCAGCAACGTACAGAGCAGGTCTTTCATTACAATTCTAA
- a CDS encoding hybrid sensor histidine kinase/response regulator transcription factor — MKNYYFTTNSTIIAKITLLLFSLFSHQLHAQENEIVFDIQLYSTKNGLVQNDITSIYQDSKGLMWFGTNAGISRFDGYSFTNYSMDTHQLTSNIISCFQEDQFNNLWIGLLNSGICRLNLETGEMTSFRNVQDSKILSSNNVHSLALDDEGNLWVGTTKGLNRIPADELTKDQLKVQKYYANHHNSKSILSNGVVKLFNDRNGNLWVGTKKGLQIAIKPSNNQPSYTFKEISNTKIPPVKDITESEDGVFFSGPHGIQLFNEEKSSLRKVSTSRFNTLCIDPNKYMIGGTRKGLLFMEYDEVSGTYIQKKHIHSENFDALKINIITEVYKDKLGVIWIGTKGGGVIKYNPNGKRFKDIYKTNDPSSISYNKIRSIYEDSKGRIWVGTQGGALNVLENSSKGMNVGYKSFTIENLKPNTTFDITEWGDQLMFGIRKKGKVYQMDIDTNLETLTDIDAKFLLTENEDAPSFTIQSDGDDVIWLGTYGKGLIRGIKNNGKIEWTNISNQKDLQQGKVKLIRNILIDSYGNLWVGSSDGLVFISKEEKLKDRPAFEIYQHHEDQKNSLSYNYLLPVFEASNGEIWIGTMGGGLNIVNPEKVNGDGISFEHIKIDDGLPSNIIKSILEDDYQNLWIASNNGITRINLDSREIKNYNISDGLQDNEFSDLAACKLKNGDLMFGGVNGINYFTPHEIVDDYLVGDLVFTELSVLNKNIHVNDTLDGNVILKKNIQYTQKIQLNHDQNSFAVQFAGLHYGSPFKNKYKYKLNGFDENWITTNADFRIAKYTNLSPGNYTLEVKASNGDNIWNPKSLYLDIEIAAPWWATLWAKVLYVIAIVGFIYLFSRFSLITVKKRHQLELEQFEREKLEHLSQMKLQFFTNISHELRTPLTLIHTPIEQLMSKGNAYSSLEKEKYYKLIHKNVNHLMNLVNQLLDFRKMEQGHTALQVKQGDWVLFTEQIYHSFKEFANHERVDFSLDIKTHSIKGLFDQDKLKKILNNLLSNAFKFTYAGQVKMTIQQENNHVVIEVKDTGFGISEEHLKYLFEPFYQVDNQTKSKSEGTGIGLSFTKSLVELHHGTIEVESKQNAGSTFKIQFPLDEVAYQDDVKIESISEEAVVIENEEEEELTAQEEELSLTTKPKIVIADDNPAILDLLYDLLKDTFKVYKAEDGEKAFQLAKEVMPNLILSDIMMPIMDGYELTRKIREDVQVCHLPIILLTAKNSNDSKLKGYEYGVDAYVTKPFNTEVLMARINTLVENRKRLQKNFRTNIDTQPSEVTFTSIDERFLNRLIDIVEENISDPKFTVEKLAHEYGTNPLRLNQKLKALTEQTAKIFIRNIRLKRAAQLLKMGRYCVSDVTYEVGFSDLKYFRNCFKKEFGVPPSHFLRNKKKKEEEIEDAEMQ; from the coding sequence ATGAAAAATTACTACTTCACAACCAACAGTACTATAATTGCTAAAATTACCCTATTACTTTTCTCTTTATTTTCGCATCAGTTGCATGCACAAGAGAATGAAATTGTTTTTGATATACAATTGTACTCTACTAAAAATGGTCTAGTACAAAATGATATCACTAGCATCTATCAAGATAGTAAGGGGCTCATGTGGTTCGGTACCAACGCAGGAATCAGTAGATTCGATGGGTATAGTTTTACCAACTATAGCATGGATACCCATCAGCTTACTTCTAATATCATTAGTTGTTTTCAAGAAGATCAATTCAATAACCTTTGGATAGGATTATTAAATTCTGGTATCTGTAGATTAAACTTGGAGACGGGTGAAATGACCTCCTTTCGTAACGTTCAAGACTCAAAAATACTTAGCTCTAACAATGTGCATTCCTTAGCTCTCGATGATGAAGGCAACCTATGGGTGGGCACCACAAAGGGGTTGAATCGAATACCTGCTGATGAGTTAACAAAAGACCAATTGAAGGTTCAAAAATATTACGCTAACCACCATAATTCTAAAAGTATTTTATCCAATGGTGTCGTTAAATTATTTAATGACAGAAATGGAAATCTATGGGTAGGGACAAAAAAAGGGTTACAAATCGCCATCAAGCCTTCCAATAATCAACCGTCTTATACATTTAAAGAAATATCAAATACGAAGATTCCTCCAGTAAAGGATATCACAGAATCGGAAGATGGAGTATTCTTTTCAGGACCTCATGGCATACAGCTATTTAATGAAGAGAAATCATCTTTAAGAAAAGTATCTACCTCAAGGTTCAACACTTTATGTATTGATCCTAATAAGTACATGATTGGTGGTACTAGAAAAGGGTTACTTTTTATGGAATACGATGAGGTTTCAGGGACCTATATTCAAAAGAAACATATTCATAGTGAAAACTTTGATGCCTTAAAAATAAATATCATTACTGAAGTATACAAAGATAAATTAGGTGTAATTTGGATAGGTACTAAAGGTGGGGGTGTTATCAAATACAATCCAAACGGTAAACGTTTTAAAGACATCTATAAAACCAATGATCCAAGTAGTATTTCCTACAATAAAATAAGATCAATTTACGAAGACAGTAAAGGTCGAATTTGGGTGGGTACTCAAGGGGGAGCCTTAAATGTCTTAGAGAATAGTAGTAAAGGTATGAATGTAGGGTACAAATCATTCACTATCGAAAACCTTAAACCAAACACCACTTTTGATATTACCGAATGGGGAGATCAACTTATGTTTGGGATCAGAAAAAAAGGAAAGGTTTATCAAATGGATATTGATACGAACCTTGAAACACTAACTGATATTGATGCTAAATTCCTTCTAACTGAAAATGAGGATGCCCCGTCTTTTACGATTCAAAGTGATGGGGATGATGTGATTTGGTTGGGTACTTATGGTAAAGGACTGATCAGAGGCATAAAGAATAATGGTAAAATTGAATGGACCAATATTTCCAATCAAAAAGATCTTCAACAGGGAAAAGTAAAACTTATCCGCAATATTCTTATCGACAGTTATGGCAATTTATGGGTAGGTTCATCAGATGGTTTAGTATTTATTTCAAAAGAAGAGAAATTAAAAGACAGACCCGCATTTGAGATCTATCAACATCATGAAGATCAAAAAAACAGCCTTTCCTACAACTATTTACTACCCGTTTTTGAAGCATCAAACGGTGAGATCTGGATCGGAACAATGGGCGGAGGACTAAATATCGTCAACCCAGAAAAAGTTAATGGAGATGGTATTTCTTTCGAACATATTAAAATTGATGATGGACTACCTAGTAATATCATCAAATCTATATTAGAAGATGACTACCAAAACCTATGGATTGCAAGTAACAATGGCATCACAAGAATAAATCTGGATTCCAGAGAAATAAAAAATTACAACATAAGTGATGGCCTTCAAGATAATGAGTTCAGTGATCTGGCTGCTTGCAAACTAAAAAATGGCGACCTGATGTTTGGCGGCGTGAATGGTATCAATTATTTCACTCCTCATGAAATTGTCGATGATTATCTAGTTGGAGATTTAGTATTTACTGAACTAAGTGTTCTGAATAAAAATATCCATGTCAATGATACTTTAGATGGGAATGTTATTCTAAAAAAGAATATTCAATACACACAAAAAATACAGCTTAACCATGATCAAAATAGCTTTGCTGTACAATTTGCAGGCTTACATTATGGATCTCCATTCAAGAACAAATACAAGTATAAGCTTAATGGATTTGATGAGAACTGGATTACAACTAACGCTGATTTCAGAATAGCAAAGTATACCAACTTATCTCCCGGCAACTACACTTTAGAAGTAAAAGCATCTAATGGAGATAATATCTGGAACCCTAAATCATTATATCTCGATATTGAAATAGCAGCTCCTTGGTGGGCTACTTTATGGGCAAAGGTACTCTATGTGATTGCCATCGTTGGTTTCATTTACCTCTTCTCTAGATTCTCTCTAATTACTGTAAAAAAGAGACATCAATTAGAGTTGGAACAGTTTGAAAGAGAAAAACTGGAGCACCTAAGTCAAATGAAGTTGCAATTCTTTACGAATATCTCTCATGAATTAAGAACTCCTTTGACACTCATTCATACACCAATTGAACAATTAATGAGTAAAGGGAATGCTTATTCTTCATTGGAAAAAGAAAAGTATTACAAGCTGATTCATAAAAATGTGAACCATTTAATGAACCTGGTCAATCAGCTACTAGACTTCCGAAAAATGGAACAAGGGCATACCGCACTTCAAGTAAAACAAGGAGATTGGGTATTGTTTACGGAGCAGATTTACCATTCGTTTAAAGAGTTTGCCAATCATGAAAGAGTAGACTTTTCTTTGGATATCAAAACGCACTCTATTAAGGGGTTATTTGATCAGGATAAACTAAAGAAAATCTTGAACAACTTACTTTCCAATGCCTTTAAGTTTACCTATGCAGGTCAGGTAAAAATGACTATTCAGCAAGAAAATAACCATGTCGTTATCGAAGTAAAAGATACAGGTTTTGGTATCTCTGAAGAGCATCTAAAGTATTTGTTCGAACCGTTCTATCAAGTAGATAATCAGACAAAATCAAAAAGTGAAGGAACTGGAATTGGCCTATCATTTACAAAGAGTTTAGTGGAGTTACACCATGGTACTATTGAGGTAGAAAGTAAACAAAATGCTGGTTCCACTTTCAAAATTCAATTCCCTCTTGATGAAGTTGCTTATCAAGATGATGTAAAAATTGAAAGCATTTCAGAAGAAGCTGTAGTGATTGAAAATGAAGAAGAAGAGGAATTAACAGCTCAAGAAGAAGAACTAAGCCTAACAACAAAACCGAAAATTGTTATTGCAGACGATAACCCTGCAATACTTGATCTTCTTTATGATCTTTTGAAAGATACTTTCAAGGTGTATAAAGCAGAAGATGGCGAAAAGGCTTTTCAATTAGCAAAAGAGGTAATGCCTAACTTAATTCTTTCGGATATTATGATGCCGATTATGGATGGATATGAATTAACGAGAAAAATTAGAGAAGATGTTCAGGTTTGTCATTTACCGATTATACTTCTAACGGCTAAAAACTCTAATGACAGTAAATTAAAAGGGTATGAATATGGTGTCGATGCCTATGTTACTAAACCTTTTAATACTGAAGTATTGATGGCAAGAATAAACACGCTTGTTGAGAATAGAAAACGTCTACAAAAGAACTTCAGAACGAATATTGATACCCAACCGAGTGAAGTTACATTTACTTCTATCGATGAACGTTTCTTAAACCGTCTGATAGATATTGTAGAGGAAAATATTTCAGATCCGAAGTTTACCGTTGAAAAGCTTGCTCATGAATACGGTACGAATCCACTACGTCTTAATCAGAAGTTGAAAGCATTGACTGAGCAAACGGCAAAAATCTTTATTAGAAATATTAGATTAAAAAGAGCTGCTCAATTACTGAAGATGGGTAGATACTGTGTAAGTGATGTCACTTACGAAGTAGGATTCAGTGATTTAAAATATTTTAGAAACTGTTTCAAGAAAGAATTTGGTGTCCCTCCTTCTCACTTCTTGAGAAATAAAAAGAAAAAAGAAGAAGAAATTGAGGATGCAGAAATGCAATAA
- a CDS encoding alpha-L-fucosidase → MKTFSLSVMCALGACQMQPRQQELKSTEKYTEDWKSLSKVNKSPDWFRDAKFGIYTHWGPISGAFVNMKPKQKLAGWHGMMMYGKNGIPNWRTGELPKHKDGSVNNDPTSNYLHHVEQFGDPAEFGYKYLIENFKPTGFDPQKWAELFEKSGAKYAGPVAMHHDNFAMWDSKATRWNSVNYGGVDVSKELKSEVEKRGMKFIASFHHAFTWKYFAPAHEYGGVDPKDYDLYTDPHDYYNNEPTERFYKEWWAKLKEYIDTYQPDIIWFDWWLENMNEESRKKFLAYYYNKGIEWNKEVAVLFKEETFPEITAVRDYERGRPNQPKEDVWITDTSPGTWFYRSNAKFVSSDELVDILIDIVAKNGNMLLNVPPNPDGTIPVEMENLLLDMGNWLAVNGDAIYGTRPWTIFGEGPTRIPAGGHKIERKKIRYKANDIRFTKKSNNEFYALVMDTPKGDIKIKSLSSAIGLLNNKIEKVTLLGSSEELKWKRTDDGLIIQRPKSFPTKFAHAFRILCEGYSETELGGEFEQVL, encoded by the coding sequence ATGAAGACATTTTCTCTGTCTGTGATGTGTGCTCTAGGAGCTTGCCAAATGCAACCAAGACAGCAAGAACTAAAATCAACTGAAAAATACACAGAAGACTGGAAGTCGTTATCGAAGGTAAATAAATCTCCAGATTGGTTTAGAGACGCCAAGTTTGGTATCTATACTCACTGGGGACCAATTTCCGGTGCATTTGTAAATATGAAGCCAAAGCAAAAACTTGCAGGATGGCATGGTATGATGATGTATGGAAAAAATGGTATCCCTAACTGGAGAACTGGTGAGTTACCAAAGCATAAAGATGGAAGTGTCAACAACGACCCAACATCGAACTATTTACATCATGTAGAACAATTTGGTGATCCTGCCGAATTCGGTTACAAATACTTGATCGAAAACTTTAAGCCTACAGGTTTTGATCCACAGAAATGGGCAGAGCTTTTTGAAAAGTCAGGTGCTAAATATGCAGGCCCAGTGGCAATGCACCATGATAACTTTGCGATGTGGGATAGTAAAGCGACAAGATGGAACTCTGTAAATTATGGAGGAGTAGATGTTTCTAAAGAGTTAAAATCTGAAGTTGAGAAAAGAGGGATGAAGTTTATTGCTTCTTTTCACCATGCATTTACTTGGAAGTATTTTGCACCTGCTCATGAATATGGTGGAGTAGATCCAAAAGATTATGATCTATATACTGATCCTCATGATTATTACAACAATGAACCAACAGAAAGATTCTATAAAGAATGGTGGGCTAAACTAAAAGAATATATCGATACCTATCAGCCTGATATTATTTGGTTCGATTGGTGGTTGGAAAATATGAATGAAGAAAGTAGAAAGAAATTCTTAGCCTATTACTATAACAAGGGTATCGAATGGAACAAAGAAGTGGCTGTTCTTTTTAAAGAAGAGACTTTCCCCGAGATTACTGCTGTTCGTGACTATGAAAGAGGAAGACCGAACCAGCCAAAAGAAGATGTTTGGATTACTGATACGTCTCCAGGTACTTGGTTCTATAGATCGAATGCTAAGTTTGTCTCATCCGATGAGCTTGTAGATATCCTTATCGATATTGTAGCCAAAAATGGTAACATGTTATTAAATGTACCTCCAAACCCTGATGGAACAATTCCTGTTGAAATGGAAAACCTTTTATTGGATATGGGAAATTGGTTAGCAGTGAATGGTGACGCTATTTACGGGACAAGACCTTGGACTATTTTTGGAGAAGGACCTACAAGAATCCCTGCAGGTGGACATAAAATTGAAAGAAAGAAAATCAGATATAAAGCGAATGACATTCGATTTACTAAAAAGAGCAATAATGAGTTTTACGCTTTAGTAATGGACACACCAAAAGGTGATATCAAAATCAAGTCGTTAAGCTCAGCGATTGGTCTATTAAATAACAAAATCGAGAAAGTGACCTTACTAGGAAGTAGCGAAGAATTAAAATGGAAAAGAACAGATGATGGGCTAATTATTCAACGTCCGAAGTCTTTCCCAACAAAATTTGCTCATGCTTTCAGAATCTTATGTGAAGGTTACTCTGAAACTGAACTTGGAGGAGAGTTCGAGCAGGTATTATAA
- a CDS encoding alpha-L-fucosidase translates to MRYNLMKALAVSFLFFVIYSFSMISTHSEKPQHYAYDTNWESVQTYQVPQWFKDAKLGIFVEWGIYNVPRIKTSYYARWMDFDSVQYNANGKVVNTNPHPLHNFHKSHYGTSTKYEDFVSSYTTQSFNADEWASLFKKSGAKYIISVAEHHDGFAMYNSNHTSFNSVQLGPKRDLTKELIQASKKQNLKIGLSSHFAYNWNFYSPNSSFQDENRQLGLASQYPSQPVSQNFIDHWWDRTKDIIDQYQPDLMWFDFYMNKNEFKPYHEKLALYYYNKGIDWEKEVVLQSQDKYSHALPKGTNVMNINYSKNREINEEQWQGNIPLVKYNLETGEEKHKKTKRVIEDFIDIISKNGNALLHVFPNADGTIPDKQKQVLEEIGEWVNINQSAIFGASPWTTHGKGAINTFKGSFSKQLKVNYSTRDSYRFTKNNNRLYVFMMSNSEDGVLEVSDIESNNQQNKIRHINLLGSDEKVEWKQSDRGLSIFISKHQPNKYARVFEIEFENQII, encoded by the coding sequence ATGAGATACAATCTAATGAAGGCATTAGCTGTTAGCTTTTTATTTTTCGTCATTTATAGTTTTTCTATGATCAGCACTCATTCAGAAAAACCTCAGCATTATGCTTACGATACTAATTGGGAGTCGGTGCAAACGTATCAGGTACCTCAATGGTTTAAGGATGCAAAACTGGGGATTTTTGTAGAATGGGGTATTTATAATGTTCCTAGAATTAAAACATCTTATTATGCCCGATGGATGGATTTTGATAGTGTGCAGTACAATGCGAATGGAAAAGTAGTGAATACCAATCCTCATCCTTTGCATAATTTCCACAAGTCACACTATGGAACTTCCACCAAATACGAAGATTTTGTATCTTCTTATACCACACAATCTTTTAATGCTGATGAATGGGCAAGCCTATTTAAAAAATCAGGAGCTAAATACATTATTTCCGTAGCGGAACATCATGATGGTTTCGCTATGTATAATTCAAATCACACTTCATTTAACAGTGTACAACTTGGTCCAAAAAGAGACCTTACGAAGGAGTTAATACAGGCATCAAAAAAGCAAAATTTAAAAATAGGTTTATCCTCACATTTTGCCTACAACTGGAATTTCTATAGTCCGAATTCTTCTTTTCAAGATGAAAATAGGCAACTGGGATTGGCATCTCAGTACCCTTCACAGCCAGTGAGTCAAAATTTTATTGATCATTGGTGGGATAGAACGAAAGATATCATTGACCAATACCAACCTGATTTAATGTGGTTTGACTTCTACATGAATAAAAATGAGTTTAAGCCTTATCATGAAAAATTAGCTCTATACTATTACAATAAAGGCATTGATTGGGAGAAAGAAGTAGTCTTACAATCACAGGATAAATACAGCCATGCTCTACCCAAGGGAACCAATGTGATGAACATTAATTATTCGAAGAACAGAGAGATTAATGAAGAGCAATGGCAGGGGAATATTCCACTGGTAAAATATAACCTTGAGACAGGCGAAGAGAAACATAAAAAAACGAAAAGGGTAATTGAAGATTTTATCGATATTATCAGTAAAAATGGCAATGCTCTTTTGCATGTATTCCCTAATGCTGATGGAACGATTCCCGATAAACAAAAACAAGTATTAGAAGAAATAGGAGAGTGGGTAAACATCAACCAATCTGCAATTTTTGGAGCTTCACCTTGGACGACCCATGGTAAAGGAGCAATCAATACTTTTAAGGGTTCCTTTTCAAAACAATTAAAGGTGAATTATTCAACAAGAGACAGCTATCGTTTTACTAAAAATAACAACAGGTTGTATGTCTTTATGATGAGTAACTCGGAAGATGGTGTATTAGAAGTATCGGATATTGAAAGTAATAATCAGCAGAATAAAATCCGACATATCAATTTGTTAGGTAGTGATGAGAAAGTAGAATGGAAGCAGTCTGATCGGGGCTTATCGATTTTTATCTCTAAACATCAACCTAATAAATACGCTCGTGTTTTTGAAATCGAATTTGAAAACCAAATCATATAA